In Gammaproteobacteria bacterium, the following are encoded in one genomic region:
- a CDS encoding metallophosphoesterase — protein sequence MKFVTLRKRLLKFGALLLAGILSSCQLNLADRFSNKIAEEVGEVYIAITDAQGDFSLYDVDVNSITLTKRDGSVVETLPVKTRIDFSQYVDMTELVTAARIGSGDYTSATMTLDYSNAEIRVEDINGDAVLVSDIRDSSNNPVTEWKVKVDLDRDKPLRIFPGVPAHLSLDFDLKASHSIEYDSAGTPVALTVEPVLIADLDPQTSKAHRLRGVLNKVDVVNNTFDVFMRPFHHKLDKDHGFGGVTVSVATTTTFDINGENYAGEEGISALDALPVLSAVVVKGDLNLKERKFMATEVKAGNSVPGGELDVVQGSVVGRVGNLLTVKGATLIRAGGTVVFNDRVDVVIAETTRVHKQGSHEDFLIDDISIGQRIVAIGTVGDSSTAGLSLDASLGRVALHYTDVHGTRVENTSSRYALVMDVQAINHRRIEAFDFAGTGIDAANDADPQNYEINSGALDVASISTGSPVKVRGFVTPFASAPADFEAVSVVDVAKVRAILVSNWLPSSDNAISEFSAQGITLNMVGNGKFHHVVRNGNRTDLLDTTAAPNIVPVDEERGLWAIVEGQTRTVHTRFEEFVTDLELRLSQQTTYIRSLSAVGQYDDQSARLDATRVRVILE from the coding sequence ATGAAGTTCGTTACATTAAGAAAACGATTATTGAAGTTTGGGGCGCTGCTACTGGCGGGCATACTTTCAAGCTGCCAGCTGAATTTGGCAGATCGCTTTTCCAACAAGATTGCTGAAGAAGTAGGTGAAGTATATATCGCTATTACCGATGCCCAAGGTGACTTTTCCCTTTACGATGTCGATGTGAATTCCATTACGCTTACCAAGCGGGATGGTTCGGTTGTCGAAACCCTTCCCGTTAAGACACGTATTGATTTTTCACAATATGTCGACATGACGGAATTAGTAACCGCAGCAAGAATTGGTTCTGGTGATTACACCAGCGCCACGATGACACTGGATTATAGCAATGCGGAAATTCGAGTTGAAGACATCAACGGAGATGCGGTACTTGTTAGTGATATACGTGACAGTAGCAACAATCCTGTTACTGAGTGGAAGGTGAAAGTTGATCTCGATCGAGACAAGCCTTTACGCATATTTCCGGGCGTTCCGGCACACTTGAGCCTGGATTTTGATCTAAAGGCCTCGCATAGCATCGAGTATGATAGTGCTGGTACACCCGTGGCATTGACCGTCGAACCCGTTCTTATCGCTGATCTGGATCCTCAGACATCTAAAGCCCATCGTCTGCGTGGTGTTTTGAACAAAGTCGATGTTGTTAACAATACGTTCGACGTTTTCATGCGTCCTTTTCATCACAAGCTCGACAAAGACCACGGCTTTGGTGGCGTGACAGTTTCTGTTGCCACAACGACCACGTTCGATATCAATGGCGAAAATTATGCGGGTGAGGAAGGAATAAGTGCCTTGGATGCGCTTCCGGTATTATCTGCTGTAGTCGTCAAAGGTGATCTCAATCTAAAAGAACGCAAATTCATGGCGACTGAAGTTAAGGCGGGTAACAGCGTACCTGGCGGAGAGCTTGATGTTGTACAAGGTAGCGTAGTCGGACGTGTTGGCAATCTCTTAACGGTAAAGGGCGCAACACTCATACGTGCAGGTGGTACCGTTGTATTCAATGACAGGGTTGACGTCGTAATTGCGGAGACTACTCGCGTACACAAGCAAGGTTCACATGAGGACTTTTTGATCGATGATATCTCCATTGGTCAGCGCATTGTGGCTATAGGAACAGTTGGCGATAGCAGTACAGCGGGACTTTCACTTGATGCCAGCCTAGGGCGTGTTGCGTTGCACTACACCGACGTTCATGGTACGAGAGTAGAAAACACAAGTAGTCGTTATGCATTGGTGATGGACGTACAAGCCATTAATCACCGTCGAATTGAAGCGTTCGATTTCGCGGGAACCGGTATCGACGCAGCAAACGATGCAGATCCACAGAACTATGAGATCAATAGTGGCGCGCTTGATGTTGCATCAATTTCTACTGGTTCACCAGTTAAGGTCAGGGGCTTTGTAACGCCATTTGCTAGTGCGCCTGCTGATTTCGAAGCGGTATCCGTCGTCGATGTCGCGAAAGTTAGGGCGATTTTGGTGAGTAACTGGCTTCCTTCATCGGACAATGCGATATCTGAATTTTCTGCGCAGGGAATTACATTGAATATGGTTGGTAATGGTAAATTTCACCATGTTGTGAGAAACGGCAATCGAACCGATTTGTTAGACACTACGGCGGCTCCTAACATAGTTCCAGTCGATGAAGAACGTGGGTTGTGGGCGATTGTTGAAGGACAGACACGTACAGTACACACGCGATTTGAGGAGTTTGTAACGGATCTCGAACTGAGACTATCTCAACAGACAACGTATATTCGAAGCTTGAGTGCGGTAGGGCAGTATGATGATCAGTCTGCGAGATTAGATGCAACGCGAGTAAGAGTCATTCTGGAGTAA
- a CDS encoding DUF3106 domain-containing protein: MNNRIVNLLILICLSFPLLAEDTVTPWEALSPAHQKMLSAAKEQWNQYPAEKQQRLIRGVEQWQKMDGDQKRVFKQRFQQWQEMSPTERQVLRERFRLYKNMPAEKQQSIQRRSKWFQTLPESKRQQLRQKWQSMTPAQRQQIRQRLRQSSPRQRRPMLNRQR, translated from the coding sequence ATGAATAATCGAATCGTGAACCTGCTAATTTTGATCTGTTTGAGTTTCCCTTTGTTGGCGGAAGATACCGTCACGCCTTGGGAGGCATTGTCGCCTGCGCACCAGAAAATGTTGAGTGCGGCAAAAGAACAGTGGAATCAATACCCCGCAGAAAAACAACAACGATTGATTAGAGGTGTAGAACAATGGCAGAAAATGGATGGCGATCAGAAGAGGGTATTTAAGCAGCGTTTTCAACAATGGCAGGAAATGTCGCCGACAGAACGCCAAGTATTAAGAGAACGTTTTAGGTTATATAAGAATATGCCAGCCGAAAAGCAACAGTCAATACAGCGGCGGTCGAAGTGGTTTCAGACATTACCAGAAAGCAAGCGACAACAACTTCGACAAAAATGGCAATCCATGACTCCGGCACAGCGGCAACAAATACGACAGCGTTTGCGCCAGTCTAGTCCCAGACAACGACGTCCTATGCTGAACAGGCAAAGATAG
- a CDS encoding DUF3619 family protein, which produces MKHDDEDELLRRVKRQLDEKADGLDGETLSDLNQRRQAVLNQAGKSTPVAVWQNIMALSSNHPWAIPASTAAVAVVAILTWNVWNNSTWISQVEPGVLEDMELLSSHENLEFYSELEFYEWLEDEANSG; this is translated from the coding sequence ATGAAACATGATGATGAAGATGAGTTGTTGCGCAGGGTCAAACGACAACTTGATGAAAAGGCGGACGGACTCGATGGCGAAACCCTGTCTGATTTGAATCAGCGTCGTCAGGCAGTGCTTAATCAAGCTGGCAAATCAACGCCGGTAGCTGTTTGGCAAAACATCATGGCCTTGAGCAGCAATCATCCCTGGGCAATACCAGCCTCAACGGCGGCCGTCGCAGTAGTGGCCATTTTGACCTGGAATGTCTGGAACAACAGTACATGGATCAGTCAGGTAGAGCCAGGTGTGCTCGAAGATATGGAATTGCTCAGTAGCCATGAAAATCTGGAATTCTACAGTGAGCTGGAATTCTATGAGTGGCTGGAAGATGAAGCCAATTCCGGTTAG
- a CDS encoding RNA polymerase sigma factor, which produces MQLVTVSYDLMEGEGRDGAQTVNIRNALNIFFQGVERRAYRMAYIATYNREDALDLVQDAMLRLARNYAQRPNEEWAPLFHRILQHRITDWHRKRKVEQWFGSWFGRSRDEDNQPEPSLEIEDVRFEPGRTVFNSQALSRLDEVLHELPLRQQQAFLLRAWEGLDVQQTAEAMGCSAGSVKTHYSRAIHTVREKLEGYWP; this is translated from the coding sequence ATGCAGTTAGTAACGGTATCTTACGACCTCATGGAAGGGGAAGGCCGGGACGGCGCTCAGACAGTAAATATCAGGAATGCGCTGAATATATTTTTTCAGGGCGTGGAAAGACGTGCCTACCGCATGGCCTATATTGCTACCTATAATCGTGAGGATGCGTTGGATCTTGTGCAGGATGCGATGTTGCGACTGGCACGCAACTACGCGCAAAGACCAAACGAAGAATGGGCGCCTCTTTTCCATCGCATCTTGCAGCATCGAATTACCGATTGGCACCGCAAGCGTAAAGTCGAACAATGGTTTGGCAGCTGGTTTGGTCGGTCGCGAGATGAAGACAATCAGCCGGAACCGTCGCTTGAAATTGAAGACGTTCGCTTCGAACCGGGTAGAACCGTATTCAATAGCCAGGCATTGTCGCGACTGGATGAGGTCTTGCACGAGCTACCGTTACGCCAACAACAGGCGTTTCTATTGAGAGCTTGGGAAGGTTTGGATGTGCAACAGACAGCTGAGGCTATGGGATGCTCGGCAGGCAGCGTTAAAACCCATTATTCCCGCGCCATACATACCGTGCGTGAAAAACTGGAAGGGTATTGGCCATGA
- the ccmI gene encoding c-type cytochrome biogenesis protein CcmI, with product MIAFWFIAVVFIAIALAFLLPPLLKKRPQDSKLVDRKDLTVNVYKDQFEELENDLKNEVISQEQYDSAKADIERNFLEDMKRLEEGDETAEAVTPTSAKMSAMALIAVVPVLAIILYGTWGAGARGLDPDSAEPEVNTAEHQQQTINNMIAQLEQRLEQEPNDPEGWFMLARSYKFQKRFKEAADVFEKLMQMGGDKVPDALAAYADTVAMASGRQITPKAISLLEKAIELDPNHVQGLWLIGTAAYQQGDFKSALGFWERLIKVLPPGSNEAQQIAANIDEVRSRLGMAPSAPPSMMTPPMMQQGGVASGNSVAAAGGGIKEVNGTVMLGGAIASKASADDTVFIFARAADGPRMPLAIVRKQVKDLPFKFKLDDSLAMNPSMKLSGFGRVIVGARISKTGNAMSQPGDLEGFSDEIRVNSSSGISVIINSEVR from the coding sequence ATGATAGCTTTCTGGTTTATCGCGGTAGTCTTTATCGCTATTGCGTTAGCATTCCTATTGCCACCTTTATTGAAAAAGCGTCCGCAAGATTCAAAACTTGTCGATCGTAAAGATTTAACGGTCAATGTTTATAAGGATCAGTTTGAAGAGTTGGAAAATGACCTGAAAAACGAGGTCATCAGCCAGGAGCAATACGATAGCGCCAAGGCGGATATCGAACGCAACTTCCTTGAAGACATGAAGCGTCTCGAAGAAGGTGACGAAACAGCAGAAGCGGTTACGCCTACATCGGCCAAAATGTCTGCCATGGCACTGATAGCCGTGGTTCCTGTCTTGGCCATTATCCTCTATGGCACCTGGGGAGCGGGAGCACGCGGACTAGATCCCGACAGTGCCGAACCCGAGGTAAATACCGCAGAACACCAGCAGCAGACTATTAACAATATGATTGCACAGCTGGAGCAGCGTCTGGAACAGGAGCCAAATGACCCGGAGGGTTGGTTTATGCTGGCGCGTTCGTATAAATTCCAGAAACGCTTCAAAGAGGCTGCCGATGTTTTCGAAAAGTTGATGCAAATGGGTGGTGACAAGGTCCCCGATGCATTGGCGGCTTACGCTGATACCGTTGCAATGGCATCCGGTCGTCAGATCACGCCTAAGGCCATTAGTTTGCTGGAGAAGGCGATTGAGCTTGATCCGAATCATGTGCAGGGCTTGTGGTTAATTGGTACTGCGGCATACCAGCAAGGTGACTTTAAATCCGCGCTGGGGTTTTGGGAGCGATTGATTAAGGTGTTGCCTCCAGGATCGAACGAGGCACAGCAGATAGCTGCGAATATTGACGAGGTCCGTTCCCGTCTTGGCATGGCTCCCTCTGCTCCGCCCAGTATGATGACACCGCCGATGATGCAACAGGGTGGAGTTGCGAGCGGGAATTCAGTGGCGGCTGCAGGTGGTGGAATTAAAGAAGTAAATGGAACTGTCATGCTGGGTGGCGCCATCGCCAGTAAGGCCAGTGCTGATGACACCGTTTTTATATTTGCCCGCGCTGCTGACGGGCCACGTATGCCGTTGGCTATCGTTCGCAAACAAGTAAAAGATCTTCCGTTCAAGTTTAAACTAGACGATTCGCTTGCGATGAACCCGAGTATGAAGCTATCAGGGTTTGGTCGCGTAATCGTTGGAGCACGTATCTCGAAGACGGGTAATGCCATGTCGCAACCCGGGGATCTCGAAGGCTTTAGCGATGAAATACGCGTCAATTCCAGCTCTGGAATTAGCGTTATTATCAATTCCGAAGTCAGATAA
- a CDS encoding cytochrome c-type biogenesis protein CcmH translates to MKSAVVAILLGLLALPVFAKDAVPLLDSAIDEERYKALTSELRCQKCQNQTIYDSKAGLADDLKRVVREQMKQGKTDNEIVDYMVARYGDFIRYKPAFKSSTMFLWIGPFILLIIGVTMLFVQLRKRRLVAADDVPLSAEDTARVEELLKK, encoded by the coding sequence ATGAAGAGTGCCGTTGTAGCCATCCTGCTAGGTCTGTTGGCCCTGCCGGTTTTTGCTAAGGACGCTGTGCCTTTACTTGATTCTGCAATCGACGAGGAACGCTATAAGGCGCTTACCTCTGAACTGCGTTGTCAGAAGTGTCAGAACCAGACTATATACGATTCCAAAGCTGGACTTGCTGACGACCTGAAGCGTGTCGTGCGCGAGCAGATGAAGCAGGGTAAAACAGATAATGAAATCGTTGACTATATGGTCGCACGTTATGGTGACTTTATCCGCTATAAACCAGCCTTCAAGTCATCCACGATGTTCCTCTGGATTGGTCCTTTTATTCTACTCATCATTGGCGTGACCATGCTGTTTGTTCAATTGCGTAAGCGCCGTCTGGTGGCGGCTGATGATGTGCCGCTCAGCGCGGAAGATACAGCGCGCGTCGAAGAACTACTCAAGAAATAA
- a CDS encoding DsbE family thiol:disulfide interchange protein — MLRFIAPLLVFVGLVVVFYIGLGKDPQILPSALLDKPAPAFNLPQLHKADMQFANEEMKGKVWLLNVWASWCGACRSEHPLFMEIARKGEVPMIGLNYKDKPNDAMTWLRQLGDPYMLSVSDMAGNVGIDYGVYGVPETFLIDKEGVIRYKHVGPVSRQDWETILKPKIKELEG; from the coding sequence ATGTTACGATTTATCGCGCCATTGCTAGTTTTTGTTGGCCTGGTCGTGGTCTTCTATATTGGTCTCGGCAAAGACCCGCAGATACTCCCGTCTGCCTTGCTCGATAAACCCGCACCGGCATTTAATCTTCCCCAATTGCACAAGGCCGACATGCAATTCGCCAATGAGGAAATGAAAGGCAAGGTGTGGCTGCTAAATGTATGGGCCTCCTGGTGTGGTGCCTGTCGTTCCGAGCACCCTCTGTTTATGGAAATAGCCCGCAAGGGTGAAGTGCCGATGATAGGCTTGAACTATAAAGACAAACCAAACGATGCCATGACCTGGTTGCGTCAGCTTGGTGATCCCTACATGCTTAGTGTCTCTGACATGGCCGGTAATGTGGGAATCGACTACGGTGTATACGGTGTTCCCGAAACCTTTCTTATCGATAAAGAAGGTGTGATTCGTTACAAACATGTCGGTCCTGTTTCCCGTCAGGATTGGGAGACAATTTTGAAGCCCAAGATTAAGGAGCTGGAAGGATGA
- a CDS encoding heme lyase CcmF/NrfE family subunit: MVPELGHFALIMALVIAIAQTVLPIWGAQTGNKSLMAVARPAAQGQFVFVAIAFGCLVSVFVNHDFSVLYATNHSNSQLPLLYRVSAVWGGHEGSMLLWILMLSGWGLAVSVFSRKLPVDMVARVIGVLGFVAIGFMLFTLITSNPFERVLPSAMDGRDLNPLLQDPGLAIHPPLLYMGYVGFSVAFAFAIAALMSGKMDATWARWSRPWTTIAWVFLTLGIALGSWWAYYELGWGGWWFWDPVENASFMPWLVGTALLHSLAVTEKRGSFKNWTVLLAIFAFSLSLLGTFLVRSGVLTSVHSFASDPDRGIAILVFLAIVIGGSLALYAWRAPSVGIGGKFSLVSRETFLLSNNVLLVVACGAVLLGTLYPLLLDVMGKGKISVGPPYFNAVFVPLMTPLIFLLGIGPFVRWKKASLGEVMLRLKYAGAVSIVTAAIVPFMMGHWSWGVSLGILLAMWIFSTVVTSIVTRHKQRIKAGAALGKMSRSYYGMQLAHTGIGIFIIGVTLVNGYQEEKDVRMDIGDTVEVGAYLFRFDGVSQVKGPNYVAERGVVTVFRDNAQVTVMHPEKRFYNVQQQVMTEAAIDTGLVRDLYVSLGEPISRGAWSVRVYEKPFVDWIWGGCALMGLGGILAISDKRYRLVSRKEKEEAENAKIKAGAKVKTAEVNA; the protein is encoded by the coding sequence ATGGTTCCGGAGTTAGGTCATTTTGCATTAATAATGGCGCTAGTCATTGCGATAGCACAAACCGTACTTCCCATCTGGGGCGCGCAAACCGGTAACAAATCCCTGATGGCAGTTGCCCGTCCTGCGGCACAGGGGCAGTTCGTATTTGTAGCGATTGCCTTTGGCTGTCTGGTGTCTGTATTCGTCAATCATGACTTCTCCGTGCTCTATGCCACCAATCATTCCAATTCTCAGTTGCCCTTGTTGTACCGCGTTTCGGCAGTCTGGGGCGGCCACGAAGGCTCAATGTTACTGTGGATACTGATGCTTTCTGGTTGGGGTCTGGCGGTATCCGTGTTCAGTCGTAAGTTGCCCGTGGACATGGTTGCGCGCGTTATCGGCGTACTGGGTTTTGTCGCGATTGGTTTCATGCTGTTTACGCTGATTACCTCGAATCCTTTCGAACGTGTATTGCCCTCTGCAATGGACGGACGCGATCTGAATCCGCTATTGCAGGATCCCGGACTGGCGATACATCCGCCGTTGCTATACATGGGATATGTAGGTTTCTCTGTGGCCTTTGCTTTCGCGATTGCCGCCCTGATGAGTGGCAAGATGGACGCGACATGGGCGCGTTGGTCTCGTCCCTGGACAACAATTGCCTGGGTGTTTCTCACCCTGGGTATCGCCCTTGGTTCCTGGTGGGCCTACTATGAACTCGGCTGGGGCGGCTGGTGGTTTTGGGACCCGGTTGAGAACGCTTCGTTTATGCCTTGGTTGGTTGGAACCGCTTTATTGCACTCGCTTGCGGTAACTGAAAAACGTGGCAGTTTTAAGAACTGGACGGTATTACTAGCGATATTCGCCTTTTCTCTCAGTCTCCTTGGTACTTTCCTGGTTCGTTCAGGCGTACTGACATCTGTACACTCGTTCGCGTCCGATCCGGATCGCGGTATCGCTATTTTAGTCTTCCTGGCGATTGTTATCGGTGGTTCACTCGCCTTGTACGCCTGGCGTGCACCGTCGGTTGGCATTGGTGGTAAGTTCTCGCTGGTATCTCGTGAAACTTTTTTGTTAAGTAATAACGTATTGCTGGTAGTGGCCTGTGGCGCAGTGCTGCTCGGCACTTTATACCCACTGTTACTAGACGTAATGGGCAAGGGTAAGATTTCAGTTGGACCTCCCTATTTCAATGCGGTCTTTGTACCACTGATGACACCGCTGATTTTCCTTCTGGGTATCGGGCCTTTCGTACGTTGGAAAAAGGCATCGTTGGGTGAAGTTATGCTGCGCCTGAAATATGCGGGTGCGGTGAGTATTGTTACGGCAGCTATCGTACCCTTTATGATGGGGCATTGGTCGTGGGGCGTGAGTCTCGGAATATTGCTGGCAATGTGGATTTTCAGTACCGTTGTCACCAGCATCGTGACGCGACACAAGCAACGCATCAAGGCTGGTGCGGCACTAGGTAAGATGTCACGTAGTTATTACGGGATGCAATTAGCACATACTGGTATCGGTATTTTCATTATCGGCGTTACCCTGGTCAACGGTTACCAGGAAGAAAAAGACGTACGTATGGATATAGGTGACACCGTGGAAGTCGGTGCCTATCTCTTCCGTTTTGACGGTGTTTCCCAGGTGAAGGGGCCTAATTACGTTGCTGAACGTGGTGTTGTAACTGTCTTTCGTGACAACGCTCAGGTCACAGTGATGCATCCGGAAAAACGTTTTTATAACGTGCAGCAACAGGTGATGACGGAAGCGGCGATCGACACCGGATTGGTTCGCGATCTATATGTCTCGCTTGGCGAACCGATTTCCCGCGGTGCATGGAGTGTCCGTGTCTATGAAAAGCCCTTTGTTGATTGGATCTGGGGTGGTTGTGCGTTGATGGGACTAGGCGGAATCCTGGCGATCAGTGACAAACGTTACCGTCTTGTTTCGCGTAAGGAAAAAGAGGAAGCTGAAAACGCAAAAATTAAAGCGGGAGCAAAAGTCAAAACTGCGGAGGTCAATGCCTGA
- the ccmE gene encoding cytochrome c maturation protein CcmE, producing the protein MKPRHKRLAFVAGGIAALGIVTALLLNVFNSNMVFFFSPSDVLAGKVPVERDFRLGGMVEKGTLEREDDGLTTYFWVTDNHQRIRVTYKGILPDLFREGQGVVAQGQLDKSTGLFSASEVLAKHDEEYMPPEVAEALEKGKNMNKQQLGQSEMPNGGAL; encoded by the coding sequence ATGAAACCTAGACACAAACGACTGGCATTTGTCGCAGGTGGGATCGCCGCACTTGGTATCGTCACAGCGTTGCTGCTAAACGTATTCAACAGCAATATGGTGTTCTTTTTCAGCCCCTCGGATGTGCTTGCGGGCAAGGTGCCCGTAGAGAGAGACTTCCGTCTTGGTGGCATGGTTGAGAAAGGAACACTTGAGCGAGAAGATGATGGTCTGACGACGTATTTCTGGGTGACTGACAACCACCAGCGTATCCGCGTTACATACAAAGGCATCCTCCCTGATCTCTTCCGCGAGGGTCAGGGTGTAGTGGCGCAGGGCCAGCTCGATAAATCCACCGGTTTGTTTTCTGCCAGCGAAGTACTGGCTAAACACGATGAAGAATACATGCCGCCTGAAGTAGCTGAGGCTCTGGAGAAAGGAAAGAACATGAACAAACAACAATTAGGACAAAGCGAAATGCCTAATGGAGGTGCTTTGTAA
- the ccmD gene encoding heme exporter protein CcmD yields the protein MPEFLDMGKHAFYVWWSYGAAFGLLAIEIVLLVRNKKSLTRRLARMARMNKE from the coding sequence ATGCCTGAATTCCTGGATATGGGTAAACACGCCTTCTACGTATGGTGGTCTTACGGGGCTGCTTTTGGTCTGCTTGCTATAGAGATTGTTCTCCTGGTCCGAAACAAGAAGAGTTTGACCCGGCGTCTGGCGCGAATGGCGCGCATGAACAAAGAGTGA
- the ccmC gene encoding heme ABC transporter permease CcmC, which translates to MQLFTKAFWLQLSSPKVFYPVAGKLMPWFAGLAAISCAIGLYISFAVAPPDYQQGNSYRILFIHVGAAWMSMFIYIVMCAYAAIGLIWNTRLSNMMATALAPTGALFTVIALWTGSFWGKPTWGTYWVWDARITSYLILLFLYLGFIALQAAIDDPQKASKASALVAIVGIVNLPIIYFSVKWWNTLHQGMSVTTTGVTMAPSMKAAMFIMAFSFWMYTIAIALARVRNIILERERHAAWVVDLVAERK; encoded by the coding sequence ATGCAATTGTTTACTAAAGCTTTTTGGCTTCAATTATCATCGCCCAAGGTATTTTACCCGGTTGCGGGTAAGCTCATGCCGTGGTTCGCCGGGCTGGCAGCGATCAGCTGTGCTATTGGTCTGTATATCTCATTTGCGGTTGCACCCCCCGATTACCAACAAGGTAACTCCTATCGCATCCTGTTTATCCATGTCGGTGCGGCGTGGATGTCGATGTTTATCTATATAGTGATGTGTGCCTATGCGGCCATCGGTCTGATCTGGAACACCCGTTTGTCGAACATGATGGCCACCGCCCTGGCTCCAACGGGCGCACTGTTCACGGTAATCGCCTTGTGGACAGGCTCGTTCTGGGGTAAGCCCACCTGGGGTACCTATTGGGTCTGGGATGCACGTATAACCTCTTATTTAATCTTACTTTTTCTCTATTTAGGCTTTATCGCTCTGCAGGCTGCGATTGATGACCCACAAAAGGCGTCCAAGGCGAGTGCCCTGGTGGCGATAGTGGGAATCGTGAACCTGCCCATCATCTATTTTTCCGTAAAATGGTGGAACACCTTGCACCAGGGGATGTCTGTAACAACTACGGGTGTGACCATGGCGCCATCAATGAAGGCGGCGATGTTTATCATGGCCTTTTCATTTTGGATGTATACCATCGCCATAGCTTTGGCCAGGGTCAGGAATATTATTCTGGAACGTGAGCGCCACGCTGCCTGGGTAGTGGATCTGGTTGCGGAGAGAAAATAA
- the ccmB gene encoding heme exporter protein CcmB — translation MGGIRALLWRDLTLAMRRKAEVLTTLFFFVIVVTLFPLGLGPEINTLREIAPGILWVAALLASMLSLTRMFAEDFDDGTLEQMLMAAQPLSLLVFSKILAHWLVSGLPLVIISPLLGMQLGMDGDTIQILTLTLLVGTPVLSLIGSVGAALTLGVRGGGVLLSLLVLPLYIPVLIFGSGAVESFRGGLGVEAHFSLLGIFLILAMLLAPLAAALALRISLE, via the coding sequence ATGGGCGGCATACGCGCCTTACTGTGGCGCGACCTGACCCTGGCAATGCGGCGCAAGGCCGAGGTGCTGACCACCTTGTTCTTCTTTGTCATTGTCGTGACTCTGTTTCCGCTAGGACTTGGTCCGGAAATCAATACCTTGCGTGAGATTGCCCCAGGTATCCTGTGGGTAGCCGCGCTATTGGCCTCGATGCTGTCTCTTACACGCATGTTCGCCGAAGACTTTGATGATGGCACGCTCGAGCAGATGCTGATGGCGGCCCAACCCTTGTCGCTGTTGGTGTTCAGCAAAATCCTCGCGCACTGGTTGGTTTCTGGTCTGCCATTAGTCATAATATCCCCCTTGCTCGGCATGCAGCTGGGGATGGATGGGGATACAATTCAAATACTTACCCTTACTTTGCTGGTGGGAACACCAGTGCTGAGCCTGATCGGTTCAGTGGGTGCAGCTTTGACGCTGGGCGTGCGGGGCGGGGGAGTTTTGCTTTCACTTTTGGTCTTACCCCTGTATATTCCTGTGCTGATTTTTGGCTCCGGCGCGGTTGAATCGTTCCGGGGAGGCCTCGGCGTAGAGGCCCATTTTTCCCTGTTGGGGATCTTTTTGATCCTGGCGATGTTGTTAGCGCCGCTGGCTGCGGCCCTGGCCCTGCGTATTTCGCTGGAATAA
- the ccmA gene encoding cytochrome c biogenesis heme-transporting ATPase CcmA, with amino-acid sequence MLETAQLQCIRGDRMLFRDLSFSVNEREMLYVRGENGSGKTSLLRILCGLMVPAEGEIRWNGENVKKLGEEYNKDLLYLGHKLGTKADMTAVENLRVSSSLAGHPISEDEAWDALAEIGLKGREDLPVKVLSQGQQRRVALSRLLVSKAKLWILDEPFTALDVKAVAQLQDILAAHLDKNGMIIITTHQDFQVSSGTQRELSMDGRGGGMH; translated from the coding sequence ATGCTAGAAACCGCGCAGCTGCAATGTATACGCGGCGACCGGATGTTGTTTCGTGATTTGAGTTTCTCTGTTAATGAACGGGAGATGCTTTATGTGCGTGGCGAAAACGGTAGCGGTAAGACATCCTTGTTGCGCATTCTATGCGGCTTGATGGTACCCGCCGAGGGCGAGATTCGCTGGAATGGCGAGAACGTTAAAAAACTCGGCGAGGAATACAATAAAGACCTGCTTTATCTCGGTCACAAACTGGGTACCAAGGCAGATATGACAGCGGTGGAAAATCTGCGCGTTAGTTCCAGTCTGGCAGGACATCCAATCAGTGAAGACGAGGCATGGGATGCCCTCGCTGAAATTGGCCTCAAGGGTAGAGAAGATCTGCCGGTAAAAGTTCTTTCCCAGGGGCAGCAGCGTCGAGTAGCTCTGTCACGCTTGCTGGTGAGTAAGGCCAAATTATGGATACTCGACGAGCCTTTTACTGCGCTGGACGTGAAGGCCGTGGCCCAGTTGCAGGATATACTGGCGGCCCATCTTGATAAAAACGGCATGATCATCATCACCACCCACCAGGATTTCCAGGTCTCATCGGGCACTCAACGTGAGTTGTCCATGGATGGTCGTGGTGGAGGGATGCATTAA